A stretch of the Luteitalea sp. genome encodes the following:
- a CDS encoding DUF2384 domain-containing protein: MPTTTHEVLADSEAVTALDRPSSNLANCRTIDGTMPRVAPKPHKPTSRELTLSALSARASASPDAAVARLVEGGLPLTIIEQLVDLGFTRQEVHAMVIPQRTFTHRKNRHESLTADESDKALRLARAVAFAEEVFGNREKAWRWLREASPALEDHAPLELLRTEAGAQAVEGELVAIDEGIFL; the protein is encoded by the coding sequence ATGCCAACGACCACACACGAAGTCCTCGCTGATTCCGAGGCAGTAACGGCTCTGGACCGGCCCTCCTCTAATCTGGCAAACTGCCGTACAATAGACGGCACCATGCCACGTGTCGCACCAAAGCCTCATAAGCCGACGTCACGGGAACTGACCCTCAGCGCGCTCAGCGCTCGCGCGTCAGCATCACCGGACGCCGCCGTTGCTCGCCTCGTAGAAGGCGGCCTCCCGCTCACGATCATCGAGCAGCTCGTCGATCTAGGATTCACGCGCCAGGAGGTGCATGCCATGGTCATCCCACAACGGACGTTCACACATCGAAAGAACCGTCATGAATCGCTCACGGCGGATGAATCAGACAAGGCCCTGCGCCTCGCCCGCGCCGTGGCGTTCGCGGAGGAGGTTTTCGGAAATCGAGAGAAGGCCTGGCGCTGGTTGCGCGAGGCTAGCCCGGCTCTCGAGGACCACGCACCACTCGAGCTCCTGCGTACCGAAGCGGGCGCCCAAGCGGTGGAGGGAGAATTGGTCGCCATTGACGAAGGCATTTTCCTATGA
- a CDS encoding glycosyltransferase, whose protein sequence is MVSVVVPIWNERESLTQLHAELVAAAERDDIQIEIIFVDDGSRDGSWETIRAIASRDARVRGIRFRRNFGKAAALSAGFRAVRGQVVMTLDADLQDDPADLPRLLAALETGYDLVSGWKRQRQDPWHRVVSSQLFNIITSWSTGVSLHDHNCGLKAYRREVLREVALYGELHRFITALAHARGFRVGEIPVNHRPRRFGRSKYGLSRSVKGLLDLAAVKFLTGFGGRPHHLLGTFGLVALLAGLVGLGYLAVLWILRLSDPSIPPLHGRPLMTYSAAALIVGVQLASLGLLASLVTAYAQRERDMYSVAERIGEVPRKRRPRGAGLP, encoded by the coding sequence ATCGTCTCGGTCGTCGTCCCGATCTGGAACGAGCGGGAGAGCTTGACTCAGCTGCACGCCGAGCTGGTTGCGGCCGCCGAGCGTGACGACATCCAGATCGAGATCATCTTCGTCGATGACGGCAGCCGGGACGGGTCGTGGGAGACGATTCGCGCGATTGCCAGTCGAGACGCCCGCGTCCGCGGGATTCGGTTCAGACGGAACTTCGGAAAGGCTGCTGCGCTCTCGGCCGGCTTCCGCGCCGTGCGAGGGCAGGTGGTCATGACCCTGGACGCTGATCTGCAGGACGACCCGGCCGATCTGCCGCGCCTGCTCGCTGCGCTGGAGACGGGCTACGATCTCGTCAGCGGGTGGAAGCGTCAGCGGCAGGATCCGTGGCATCGCGTGGTGTCCAGCCAGCTGTTCAACATCATCACGAGTTGGAGCACGGGTGTCTCACTTCACGATCACAATTGCGGATTGAAGGCATACCGGCGCGAGGTCCTGCGCGAGGTCGCGCTCTACGGTGAGCTCCACCGTTTCATCACGGCGCTGGCGCATGCGCGAGGCTTTCGAGTGGGAGAGATTCCGGTCAATCATCGCCCACGGCGGTTCGGGCGGTCGAAGTACGGTCTCTCACGGAGCGTGAAGGGGCTGCTCGACCTCGCAGCCGTGAAGTTTCTCACCGGCTTCGGCGGTCGTCCACACCATCTGCTCGGCACGTTCGGCCTCGTAGCGCTGCTGGCAGGTCTCGTCGGCCTGGGCTATCTCGCCGTGCTCTGGATCCTTCGCCTGTCGGATCCGTCAATTCCTCCCTTGCATGGGCGGCCGCTCATGACCTACTCTGCGGCGGCGCTGATCGTCGGGGTGCAGCTCGCGTCGCTTGGCCTGCTCGCTTCGTTGGTCACAGCGTACGCCCAGCGTGAGCGTGATATGTACAGCGTCGCGGAGCGCATTGGCGAGGTGCCCCGCAAACGGAGACCACGCGGCGCTGGCCTTCCATGA
- a CDS encoding RES domain-containing protein has translation MTLWRISNHADLSGKGGKRKGGRWHSRGRPVTYLTSSPAAALLEMLVHHVRRGNLPADYQWLEITAPSDFNVQRCGELPPNWRTDYGATRALGDAWLKQHTTPLLEVPSVIVPKTSNYLLNPRHADASTLRISSVIRYPLERRLTVQG, from the coding sequence ATGACCCTGTGGCGCATTTCCAACCATGCCGACCTGAGTGGTAAAGGCGGCAAGCGTAAGGGAGGGCGCTGGCACTCGAGAGGCCGGCCGGTGACGTATCTCACGTCGAGCCCGGCTGCGGCCCTCCTCGAGATGTTGGTACATCACGTCCGGCGCGGCAACCTCCCTGCCGATTACCAGTGGCTCGAGATTACCGCGCCGTCCGATTTCAACGTTCAGCGCTGCGGCGAGCTTCCGCCCAACTGGCGAACTGACTACGGGGCGACTCGCGCGCTCGGTGATGCCTGGCTGAAGCAGCACACGACACCGCTTCTCGAAGTCCCCTCCGTCATTGTTCCGAAGACGTCGAACTATCTATTGAATCCCCGGCATGCCGATGCCAGCACACTTCGTATCAGCAGCGTGATCCGCTATCCACTCGAAAGGCGGCTTACCGTTCAAGGCTAG
- a CDS encoding cytidine deaminase — protein sequence MKNRFHSRPDDAAALIDTARRAREYALAAFSGFKVGAALETADGAVITGCNIENASYGLTLCAERVAMFKALSEGRRKFVRLAIVADTESPTPPCGACRQILWEFGGDLEIVLANLEREISRHRIADLLPLPFDVRSLGREQR from the coding sequence ATGAAGAACCGCTTCCATAGCCGACCTGACGACGCCGCGGCCCTGATCGATACGGCGCGCCGGGCGCGTGAGTATGCCCTCGCGGCATTCTCCGGCTTCAAGGTGGGCGCCGCGTTGGAGACGGCAGACGGCGCCGTGATCACCGGCTGCAATATTGAAAACGCCAGCTATGGCCTGACCCTGTGCGCCGAGCGGGTCGCGATGTTCAAGGCGCTCTCGGAAGGACGCCGGAAGTTCGTTCGGCTCGCGATCGTGGCGGATACCGAATCACCAACCCCGCCGTGCGGCGCCTGCCGCCAGATCCTCTGGGAGTTCGGAGGAGACCTGGAGATCGTGCTGGCGAATCTCGAACGCGAGATCAGCCGGCATCGGATTGCCGACCTGCTGCCGCTTCCGTTCGACGTACGCTCCCTCGGTCGAGAACAGCGCTAG
- a CDS encoding glycosyltransferase, whose product MAKTLRVCYFGTFESDYDRNRILIRGLRELGVDVLICHSPVLERRRHKTGVLKSAPALAGVATRMLLAYVGLARRYMTMPDHDAMIVGYLGHLDAIVGSALARRRGKPMVFDAFISLYDTLAQDRGMLSRGSLPSRALWWLDKAACARADAVLLDTQAHAAYFHEELGVPLSKLYRVRVGADDAVFQPSPELSRTGEPFTVLHYSKFAPLHGVEHILDAARELAAENVRFLLVGGGQLEAQIDASIRTLQLSNVERINWLDPAALCARIGEAGCCLGIFGDSAKASRVVPNKIYQSMAAGGAIISGDTPATREVLTHGHDGLLCPVADGHALAQAIRRLRDDPDLRLRLARNAVETFQAIATPRRVAGELVTVLETLLEGRAASPRRS is encoded by the coding sequence GTGGCGAAGACGCTCCGCGTTTGCTACTTCGGCACGTTCGAATCGGATTACGACCGGAACCGGATTCTGATTCGGGGGCTCCGCGAGCTCGGCGTCGACGTCTTGATCTGTCACTCGCCGGTGCTCGAGCGCAGGCGGCACAAGACAGGTGTGCTGAAGAGTGCCCCTGCGCTCGCCGGAGTAGCCACTCGCATGCTCCTCGCGTACGTGGGTCTCGCGCGGCGCTACATGACGATGCCGGATCACGACGCGATGATTGTCGGCTACTTGGGCCACCTCGACGCGATCGTGGGATCTGCGCTCGCCCGCCGCCGAGGCAAGCCGATGGTCTTCGACGCGTTCATCTCGCTGTACGACACGCTGGCCCAGGATCGCGGCATGTTGTCGCGTGGCAGCCTGCCGTCCAGAGCGCTTTGGTGGCTCGACAAGGCCGCCTGCGCACGCGCGGATGCGGTGCTGCTCGATACGCAGGCGCACGCAGCGTATTTCCACGAGGAGCTCGGCGTGCCGTTGTCGAAACTGTATCGAGTGCGCGTCGGTGCGGACGATGCGGTATTTCAGCCGAGCCCGGAGCTCAGTCGAACGGGGGAGCCCTTCACGGTCCTGCATTACAGTAAGTTCGCACCACTGCACGGCGTCGAGCACATCCTCGATGCGGCCCGCGAGCTCGCCGCAGAAAACGTCCGCTTCCTGCTGGTCGGCGGTGGTCAGCTCGAGGCGCAAATCGACGCATCGATTCGCACGTTGCAGCTCTCCAACGTCGAGCGCATCAACTGGCTCGATCCAGCGGCGCTCTGTGCCCGCATCGGAGAGGCGGGCTGTTGCCTGGGAATCTTCGGTGATTCCGCGAAGGCGTCGCGCGTCGTGCCGAACAAGATCTACCAGTCGATGGCGGCTGGCGGCGCCATCATTTCAGGTGATACTCCGGCCACTCGTGAGGTGCTCACGCATGGGCACGACGGGCTGCTCTGCCCGGTGGCCGACGGCCACGCGCTTGCCCAGGCGATCCGTCGGTTGCGAGACGATCCGGACCTACGGTTACGCCTCGCCCGGAACGCGGTGGAGACGTTTCAGGCGATTGCCACGCCCAGGCGTGTGGCGGGGGAGCTCGTCACCGTGCTCGAGACGTTGTTGGAAGGTAGGGCTGCCTCGCCGAGGCGGTCGTGA
- a CDS encoding sigma-70 family RNA polymerase sigma factor, whose product MRKGEIGTAWPPPNDSASLAVQEPNGARLYIDLADFEALYESHGPRMKSLAFNMLGNVSDAEDAVQEAFLRAYRQRQSFRGEAGVWTWFYRILLNTCYDIGRQRVARPWHEELAPDAESYPPSPAGDHPMRLALQRALAGLSSAHREVFLLFEVEGYKHREIAGMLGIPEGTSKHRLFEAKRQLKAVMRSATLAAGEGS is encoded by the coding sequence ATGCGGAAAGGCGAAATTGGGACAGCTTGGCCTCCTCCCAACGATTCGGCCTCCCTGGCCGTCCAAGAGCCTAACGGAGCGCGCTTGTACATCGACCTGGCGGATTTCGAGGCTCTCTACGAGTCTCATGGGCCGAGGATGAAGAGCCTCGCATTCAACATGTTAGGGAACGTCTCTGACGCCGAGGATGCGGTCCAAGAAGCGTTTCTGCGAGCCTATCGCCAGCGGCAGAGCTTTCGCGGCGAGGCGGGCGTGTGGACCTGGTTCTACCGCATCTTGCTCAACACCTGTTACGACATCGGCCGCCAGCGGGTCGCCCGCCCGTGGCACGAAGAGCTGGCGCCGGATGCCGAGTCGTACCCACCCTCGCCAGCCGGCGATCATCCGATGCGGCTGGCGCTACAGAGGGCGCTGGCCGGTCTGTCGTCGGCACACCGTGAGGTGTTCTTGCTGTTCGAGGTGGAGGGGTACAAGCATCGCGAGATTGCCGGCATGTTGGGGATTCCGGAAGGCACGTCGAAGCATCGGCTGTTCGAGGCCAAGCGGCAGCTCAAGGCTGTAATGCGGAGTGCGACGCTGGCCGCCGGTGAAGGATCGTAA